The Antarcticibacterium flavum genome contains the following window.
ACCTCCTACTATCAATCACGAACACAGGGATGAAAATATAGATCCTGAATTAAATCTTACCCTTAATAAGGCGCAGGAGCGGGATGTGAACGTGGTGATGAGTAATACTTTTGGTTTTGGAGGACATAATGCATGTGTGCTTTTCAAAAAATTCACTGAATAATCGCACATGAGTGTTATTCGAAAAATATTAAATTCCCGCTCTTCTAAAGACGGGAATTTTTTTATTGCTATGCATAAGATCCTTGGATTTAAACCAAAGGATGTTGCGCATTATCAAAAAGCCTTTACGCACCGGTCGCTCAACCAAAAGGATAAACAGGGGAATGCGGTTAATTTTGAAAGACTCGAATTCCTGGGTGACGCCATGCTTAGTGCAGTTATAGCCGGCTATTTGTTTAAAACAGTTCCCGGCGGCAATGAAGGTTATCTTACCAAGATGCGATCCAAGGTCGTAAGCCGTAAACACTTAAACGAGCTGGGAAAGGACCTGGACCTAATTGATTTTGTTCAAACAAATATTCCCAAAGACCAATTTGGCGCTAATATTCATGGGAATTTATTTGAAGCCCTTATTGGAGCCATCTAT
Protein-coding sequences here:
- the rnc gene encoding ribonuclease III, with the translated sequence MSVIRKILNSRSSKDGNFFIAMHKILGFKPKDVAHYQKAFTHRSLNQKDKQGNAVNFERLEFLGDAMLSAVIAGYLFKTVPGGNEGYLTKMRSKVVSRKHLNELGKDLDLIDFVQTNIPKDQFGANIHGNLFEALIGAIYWDRGYKYCKRFIYERVINPYVDIEQLEGRVISYKSLLIEWCQKTKKNFNFEIYDDTGNDEVKHFAVKLRIEGRVVAKARATSKKKAEEKASKRAFYALQNRIEVE